The Plantactinospora sp. KBS50 sequence GCCTCCGGCGGGTAGCGGTCGGCCCGGTGCTCCAGGCGCAGACGCAGCCGCGCCTGCGGCACCACCACCAGGCTGAGCGGGTAGTGGGTGGCGTCGACCGGGATGCCCCCGCCGATGCTCAGACCGGGCACCTCCGGCAGCCCGTGACCGGCCGGGTAGCTCTCGAAGACGGTGAGCGTGTCGAACAGTTCCGGCAGGCCGGCGAGCCGCTGGAGGTCGGCCAGGCCGACGTGCTGGTGGTCCAGCAGCGCCGCCTGCTCCCGCTGGAGGCGCCGCAGCAGTTCCGGCCAGGTCTGCGCCGGGTCGAGCCGCACCCGCACCGGGACGGTGTTGATGAACAGCCCCACCATCTCCTCGACCCCGGCCAACCCCGCCGGCCGCCCCGACACCGTCGCACCGAACACCACATCGGTACGACCGGTCAGCTCCACCAGCACCAACGCCCAGACCCCCTGCACCACCGTGTTCAGGGTCAACCCGTGCGCCCGCGCGGCCGCGGCGAGCCGCTCGCTGTCCGGCTCGGAGAGGACGATCTCGGCGACCTCGGGCAGCGCGGCGACGGCCGGCGCACCGGGGGCCACCAGGGTCGGTTCCTCGATCCCGGCCAGCGCCTCCCCCAGGCCCGGGTGGCGGCGGCCGGGTCCTGCCCGCGCAGCCAGGCCAGGTAGTCGGCGTACGGCCGGGGCGCCGGTGCGGGCCGGCCGGCGTACGCGCCGAACAGGTCGCGCATGGCCAGCGGCCCGGACCAGCCGTCCATCAGCAGGTGGTGCTGGGTGAGCACCAGCCGGTACTCCCGTTCGCCGAGCCGGACCAGCACGAACCGCAGCAGCGGCGGGTCGGCGAGGTCGAACGGGAGCCGCCGCTGCGTGTCCAGCAGGGCCGCCAGGTCGCCGGGCCGGTCGGTCAGGTCCACCTCGGTGAACGGCACGTCCACGGTGGCCGGGACCGCCTGCACGGCCCGCCCCGAGCCGGTGCGGACGAAGCCGCCGCGCAGGTTCGGGTACCGGTCCAGCAGGTCGTCGGCGGCGGCCCGCAGCCGGCCGGCGTCCACCGCGCCGGTCAGCGTGAAGACCTGCTGCACGGTGTAGACGTCGGTGGCCGGGTCCAGCCCGGCCAGGTAGAGCAGCCCCTCCTGCAACGGCGCCAGCGGCAGCACGTCGACCAGCCCCGGCCCGTACCGCGCGTGCAGTTCGGCCAGGTCGGCCTGGTCCAGCCCGGCCAGCGGTACGTCCGCCGGGGTGAGCGCGCCGGCGTCCGGCTCGGTGCTGGCGGCCCGGATCGCCACCAGGGCGGCCAGCCAGTCGTCGGCGAGCCGGCGGGCGTCGGCGTCGGCCAGCGCCGCCGCCGGGTAGGAGAACTCGGCCCGCAGGACCGGCCCGGCCGTGGTTTCCGCGACGGCCGCGTTCACCGCGACGCGGTGCCGCACCGGCATGGCCGGGTCGGCGCTGGCGTGCGCGGCCGGCAGTTCGGGTGCGATCGTCCAGTCGGCGTGCGGGCCGCCGTCCCCGGTGAACCGGCCCAGGTAGTTGAACAGCACCTCCGGTTCGGTCCGCGGCAGCGTTCCCGGTTCGCCGAGGTAGCGCAGCATGCCGTACCCGATGCCGCCGTCGGGGACGGCCCGCAGCCGGTCCCGCACGCCGCGCACGACGGCGGCCACGCCCTGCGCCGCGGCCGGCAGTCGGACCGGGTGTTCGCTGGTGAACCAGCCCACCGTGCGCAGCAGGTCGGCGCCGGGCACGACCTGCTCCTGCCGGCCGTGCCCCTCCAGCGCGATCAGCGGTTCGGCACCCGATCCGGTACGCCGGGCCAGCGCCAGCGACAGCCCGGCCAGCAGCACGTCCTGCACCCCGGCCCGGAAGGTCTCCGGCACGGTGGTCAGCAGCGGCCCGGTGACCGCGGCGTCGACGGTGACCTCGACCCGGCGCAGCGTGCCGGCGGTGTCCCGGGCCGGGTCCAGCGCCGCCGTGCCGAGCCGGGTGGCCGGGCCGGCGAGCATCCGCCGCCAGTACTCCCGCTCCCCCGCGCGCTCCGGCAGCGCCGCGGCCAGACCGGCGGCCCAGGCCCGCAACGGCGTGCCGGGCACGGCCGGCCGGTCCCCGCGGGCGGCGGCGGCCAGGTCCTCGACGAGGATCCGCCAGGACACGCCGTCGACGACCAGGTGGTGCACCACCAGCAGCAGCCGGCCCGGCTCGCCGCCCCGGTCGGCCCAGACGGCCTGGACGAGCAGCCCGGCGGCCGGGTCGAGCCGGTCGGCCGCGGCCTCCCGCTCGGCGGCCAGGTCCGCGTCCGCGCCGACCACCCGCAGCGGCACCTCGCCCGGGTCGGCGGGCACGGCCAGCCGCCACCGGTCGGCGCCGGTGACCAGCCGCGCCCACAGCACCGGGTGCGGGGCCAGGCCGGTACGCAGCACCCGGGCCACCTCGGCGCGGTCGATGCCGGCCGGGGTGCGCAGCAGGATCGCCTGCGAGTACCGGGCGGTCGGCGCGTCGAGTTCGCGCAGCCAGGCGATGATCGGGGTTTCCGGCGCGTCGCCGGCCGCGGTCGCCGGGCCGGCCGGACCCGCCGGGTCGGTGCCGGCGGCGCCGACCGGTTCGGCGACCCGCGCCAGTTCGGCGACGCTCTGCTGCTCGAACACCTGCCGGGGCGCGATCAGCAGCCCGGCCGACCTGGCCCGGGAGGCGAGCTGGATGGCCAGGATGCTGTCGCCGCCGAGCGCGAAGAACCCGTCGTGCCGCCCGATCGTGTCCGGGTCGCGCCCGAGCACCCCGGCGACGATCCCCGCGAGGGTCCGCTCGACGGGGCCGGCCGGCGCCTCGGTGGCGGGGGCGGCCGGGGCGGGGTCCGGCAGCCGGGCCTTGTCCACCTTGCCGGTGGCGGCCAGCGGCAGCGCGTCGAGCAGTTCGAC is a genomic window containing:
- a CDS encoding condensation domain-containing protein, giving the protein MAPGAPAVAALPEVAEIVLSEPDSERLAAAARAHGLTLNTVVQGVWALVLVELTGRTDVVFGATVSGRPAGLAGVEEMVGLFINTVPVRVRLDPAQTWPELLRRLQREQAALLDHQHVGLADLQRLAGLPELFDTLTVFESYPAGHGLPEVPGLSIGGGIPVDATHYPLSLVVVPQARLRLRLEHRADRYPPEAAAKLLGRFRDLLDAFVTAPDTPLGRLAVPDAPPVADNPMRVPAGTLLDEFAATVARAPREVAVRCGAESVTFAGLADRVDRLARVLVSRGPVRSGWWRCCCRARWTRWWPGWRCCGRARCTCRWIPATRGSGSTICSPTPVPWRW